A stretch of the Nicotiana tabacum cultivar K326 chromosome 6, ASM71507v2, whole genome shotgun sequence genome encodes the following:
- the LOC107779341 gene encoding mavicyanin-like, with the protein MAKLLLVYVISVILALAYSCSATNYLVGDNSGWDISTDLDTWLSGKRFIVGDVLLFQFSNYHSVYEVTKENFDRCNTTNALKSSSKGNTTFPLTKPGDSYFICGNRLHCLGGMKLDVNVEDNGVASPAAAPAPAPQARVSFPTPSASKRNNNPSAIVPSSITNVSNHVGLSSLLLVNLGILSLLFWFM; encoded by the exons GCTCTTGCATACTCATGTTCAGCCACTAATTATCTGGTGGGTGATAATTCTGGCTGGGATATTAGTACTGATCTTGATACATGGTTATCAGGCAAACGATTCATCGTCGGTGATGTTCTTC tgttcCAATTCTCAAATTACCATAGTGTGTATGAGGTAACTAAGGAGAATTTCGATAGGTGCAACACAACAAATGCACTAAAATCAAGCAGTAAAGGCAATACAACATTTCCATTAACAAAGCCAGGGGACAGTTATTTTATTTGTGGGAACAGATTACATTGCCTAGGGGGAATGAAACTTGATGTAAATGTAGAAGATAATGGAGTAGCTTCTCCAGCTGcagcaccagcaccagcaccCCAGGCCAGGGTCTCTTTTCCTACACCTTCAGCTTCCAAGAGAAATAATAACCCTTCAGCTATTGTTCCTAGTTCTATTACTAATGTGTCTAACCATGTTGGTTTAAGTTCTCTACTTTTAGTAAACCTTGGAATCTTGTCCTTGCTATTTTGGTTCATGTAA
- the LOC107779340 gene encoding protein mago nashi homolog, whose protein sequence is MGEMAENDEFYLRYYVGHKGKFGHEFLEFEFRPDGKLRYANNSNYKNDTMIRKEVFLTPAVLKECRRIVADSEIMKEDDNNWPEPDRVGRQELEIVMGNEHISFTTSKIGSLMDVQTSKDPEGLRIFYYLVQDLKCFVFSLISLHFKIKPI, encoded by the exons ATGGGAGAGATGGCAGAGAACGACGAGTTTTACCTGAGATATTACGTCGGTCACAAGGGAAAATTCGGGCACGAGTTCTTAGAGTTCGAGTTTAGACCAGATGGCAAGCTCCGTTATGCTAACAATTCAAACTACAAGAACGATACCATGATTCGCAAAGAGGTCTTCCTTACCCCTGCTGTCCTCAAAGAATGCCGTCGCATTGTTGCCGATAGCGAG ATCATGAAAGAAGATGATAACAACTGGCCTGAACCAGATAGAGTGGGTAGGCAGGAGCTTGAGATTGTGATGGGAAATGAACACATATCTTTCACTACATCTAAGATTGGTTCGCTAATGGATGTTCAGACCAGTAAAGATCCCGAGGGACTTCGTATCTTCTATTATCTTGTTCAG GATTTGAAGTGTTTTGTGTTCTCTCTCATCTCACTCCATTTCAAGATCAAGCCTATTTAA